Proteins from a genomic interval of Denticeps clupeoides chromosome 20, fDenClu1.1, whole genome shotgun sequence:
- the LOC114770024 gene encoding polyadenylate-binding protein 1, whose translation MNPSAPSYPMASLYVGDLHQDVTEAMLYEKFSPAGAILSIRVCRDMITRRSLGYAYVNFQQPADAERALDTMNFDVIKGRPVRIMWSQRDPSLRKSGVGNIFIKNLDKSIDNKALYDTFSAFGNILSCKVVCDENGSKGYGFVHFETQEAAERAIEKMNGMLLNDRKVFVGRFKSRKEREAELGARAKEFTNVYIKNFGEDMDDEKLREVFSQYGNAMSIRVMTDDGGKSRGFGFVSFERHEDAQRAVDEMNGKELNGRPIYVGRAQKKVERQTELKRKFEQMKQDRMTRYQGVNLYVKNLDDGIDDERLRKEFSPFGTITSAKVMMEGGRSKGFGFVCFSSPEEATKAVTEMNGRIVATKPLYVALAQRKEERQAHLTNQYMQRMASVRAVPNTVINPYQPAPPSGYFMAAIPQAQNRAAYYPTSQLAQLRPSPRWATQGVRPQHFQNMPGTMRPSAPRPQTFSTMRPASQVPRMMSAQRVATQAMGPRPATAAAAAAAPGRVVPQYKYAAGVRNPQQHMNTQPQVAMQQPAVVVQGQEPLTASMLASAPPQEQKQMLGERLFPLIQNMHPSLAGKITGMLLEIDNSELLHMLESPESLRSKVDEAVAVLQAHQAKEAAQKTVTNSTGVPSV comes from the exons atgaaCCCCAGCGCTCCAAGTTACCCCATGGCCTCCCTGTACGTGGGCGACCTGCACCAAGACGTGACCGAGGCTATGCTGTACGAGAAGTTCAGCCCGGCCGGGGCGATCCTCTCCATCCGCGTCTGCCGGGACATGATAACCCGCCGCTCCCTCGGCTACGCCTACGTCAACTTCCAGCAGCCCGCCGACG CCGAGCGCGCCCTCGACACCATGAACTTTGACGTGATCAAAGGACGGCCCGTTCGCATCATGTGGTCGCAGCGTGACCCGTCACTGCGGAAAAGCGGCGTGGGAAACATCTTCATCAAGAACCTGGACAAGTCCATCGACAACAAGGCCCTTTACGACACCTTCTCTGCCTTTGGCAACATATTGTCTTGCAAG GTTGTGTGCGATGAGAATGGCTCGAAGGGATATGGCTTCGTGCATTTTGAGACCCAGGAAGCAGCCGAGAGGGCCATTGAGAAAATGAATGGCATGTTGCTCAATGACCGAAAAGT GTTTGTGGGCCGGTTCAAGTCTCGCAAAGAACGCGAGGCTGAGCTCGGAGCGAGAGCCAAGGAATTTACCAACGTTTACATCAAAAATTTTGGTGAGGACATGGATGACGAGAAGCTGAGGGAGGTCTTCAGCCAATACG GCAACGCCATGAGCATCAGAGTCATGACTGATGACGGTGGAAAGTCCCGGGGCTTCGGTTTTGTCAGCTTTGAGCGTCACGAGGACGCCCAGAGG GCTGTGGACGAGATGAATGGCAAGGAGCTGAACGGCCGACCCATTTACGTGGGCCGCGCTCAGAAGAAGGTGGAGCGGCAGACCGAGCTCAAGCGCAAGTTTGAGCAGATGAAGCAGGACCGCATGACTCGCTACCAG GGTGTCAATCTGTACGTCAAGAACCTGGATGATGGCATCGATGATGAACGTCTGCGCAAGGAGTTCTCTCCTTTCGGTACGATCACCAGTGCAAAG GTGATGATGGAGGGAGGCCGTAGCAAGGGCTTCGGCTTCGTGTGCTTCTCCTCTCCCGAGGAGGCCACCAAGGCCGTGACTGAGATGAACGGCCGCATCGTTGCCACCAAGCCCCTCTACGTGGCTCTGGCCCAGCGCAAGGAAGAGCGCCAAGCCCACCTGACCAACCAGTACATGCAGAGGATGGCCAGTGTCAGAGCGGTGCCAAACACAGTCATCAACCCTTACCAACCAGCCCCACCTTCTGGCTATTTCATGGCTGCCATTCCACAG GCCCAAAACCGAGCTGCGTACTACCCCACCAGTCAGCTGGCGCAGTTGAGGCCCAGCCCCCGCTGGGCTACCCAGGGAGTCCGGCCACAGC ATTTCCAGAACATGCCAGGTACCATGAGGCCATCGGCACCCAGGCCCCAGACCTTCAGCACCATGAGACCAGCCTCCCAGGTCCCACGCATGATGTCCGCCCAGAGAGTCG CAACCCAGGCCATGGGACCCCGCCCAGCCACCGCAGCGGCTGCCGCTGCTGCCCCGGGACGCGTCGTTCCTCAGTACAAGTACGCTGCTGGAGTGCGCAACCCTCAGCAGCACATGAACACCCAGCCACAGGTGGCCATGCAGCAG CCGGCTGTTGTGGTTCAGGGCCAGGAGCCTCTCACCGCCTCCATGCTGGCCTCCGCTCCTCCACAGGAGCAGAAGCAGATGCTGg GTGAACGTCTCTTCCCGCTGATTCAGAACATGCACCCAAGCCTGGCAGGAAAGATCACTGGCATGCTTCTGGAAATTGACAATTCAGAGCTGCTTCACATGCTGGAGTCCCCGGAGTCGCTTCGTTCCAAG GTGGATGAGGCAGTTGCTGTACTTCAGGCTCACCAGGCTAAGGAGGCCGCTCAGAAAACCGTGACCAACTCTACTGGTGTCCCAAGCGTCTAA